The Pirellulales bacterium DNA window ATTGCCCGTGGCGTTAAAGCCTTCCATTTTGACCAATGCGCCGCACGCGCCGTAGATGTTCATTTCGCCGGGAAACGCCCATAGCTCGACTCCCGGAATCGGTGAATCGAGCTTTTGCAGTTTGACTTGAAAAACCGATTCGTAAAATTGCTTGGCGCGGGCGAGGTCTTGAACGTAAATTTCAAACCAGTCGATAGGATTGCTTTTCATTGGGCGGTCTCCGAAAACATGAGTTGCCCGATTTGCCGAAGATGCGAACGCTATTGATGTGATCTTGTTTCTTTCAAATTATGCGGGAACGATGGGAGGGCCGCAAGTATTTGCGGGGTTGGAGCGGGAATTGCGCGTGATTTCCTAGGGAGCGATTTTAAGGAGAACGATCATGGAAACTACAAAACCTTCGAGACTGCAGGCGGTGCGGGAATGCTTGCAGACCGTATTTCCTCGCGCGGCAATCCGTCAGGAACGGCGCATGAGAAGGCGAACGGCGGTCAAGAGAATTATCTCGCGGTAGCGAAGCCGCGCTGAATGCTAGGGATCTCAGAGAGCCATGGCGCCATTCATTTATTTGGTGAGTTTCGATCCTAGCGGTGAGGCGAGAGGCGGAACCTCCGCGGGGCCTTTATCCAAGAACCGCCGGATGGGAGTTTCATAGTTCGCTAACCACCGTTGTGGCTGGCCGTCGAACCTGTCGGTGAGGATCCGAATTTGGGCGTGGTCTAAAAATTCCTTGCGCATTTGCACTTGCCCCACGCGGCGACCATCGGCGGTTGGTTTCAACTCGAATTTCTCCTTCACGTCGTACCCGTGACCGCCTTGACTGTCGGTTTCCGGATTCATTGCAATCAGTTCGATGGAATAGATGGGCTTGAGTCGACCTTCGTCGGCGAGTGTAAAAACGACGTTCACCTT harbors:
- a CDS encoding VOC family protein, encoding MKSNPIDWFEIYVQDLARAKQFYESVFQVKLQKLDSPIPGVELWAFPGEMNIYGACGALVKMEGFNATGNSTIVYFHCEDCAIEEGRVKAAGGKVQRPKFSIGQYGHISLIIDTEGTLVGLHSM